In the genome of Chloroflexota bacterium, the window GCCTGAGAGTGTCGATTCGCCGTCCGACGAAGAAGCTGACCTCGTCCTCGAGCCGGTTCCGGTACACCAAGAAGCGGCTGTGAACCGTGACGTCCGTCGGTCCGACTTCAGCGATGCGCACGTTGGTCACCATGTGGGTCACGCGCGAAAGGGGCTCCTCGCACCAGTGGGCGCCCGTTTGGATCTGCTTCACCCGCTGCGCTAGAGTGGGCTTCCCCTCGTCGAACCAGGACATCTCGGATCTCGGCTGGGTGTTCTCCCGGTCTTGCTGTCCATAGGGGACGTTTCGCCGAATGGGCATGAAGTACCGGACGTCGTCCGTCAGCAGGTCGAGCCACTCCTCGAATCGTCGCTCGTCGAGGAGATCGGCCTCGTAGTACAGGAAATCTTCGATCTCGATTCGCAGATCGCGCAGCTCGCGCGCCGTAGCAGGGGCCGTCGCTGTCACACCATCACCTCAGTCGTCGTGTCTCGGGGAATCGATACCGTCACTTCACTGGCGTGAGACGAAGGTCGTCCCAGCTCCGCGCGCTCATCATTTCGGCCCACCGCTGGTAGTAGACGCGGTGGTTTTCGTCGCTGAGGATGTTCGTGAAGTTGCCGGGCAGGTCGAAAGTCGACGGCCCGTGCAGTGGCTGCTCGTCCAGGAACAGGGTGTAGTTGTATGGCAGCCGCTTGGAGATCGTCCCCTTGCTCGCTTCGGTCGACCAGTGCCAGTTCTCCATATCGTCCTGTTGGGTCATGCCTGCTGGCCCGGTGTAGCGGCTGTAATAGTCTTTGATCGTCTCCTTGACTTCCTGGGGCGCGTTGCGATCGACGAAGAAATACGTCCAGATCTCGGTCATCGTGGGCCCCTGTGGGTGCATGATGCGGATGATCCACGGTTGGCCGTACTGGGTGCCCATATTGGGGAAGATGGCCGGTGACGATTCGATGCTGGCCAATCGCCCCAGCCGCTTCTTGCGCTCCTGATACGCGTGCTCGAGGTACTCGCGAACGATGGGCGTCTGCGCCCACGAGCCTTTGTACGGCTCCGCGTCCTCCTTGGGCAGACTCATGCTCATAGTGTGTCCGTGGGGGAAGTTCACCGTATACATCTTGCCGCGGTCGCGCGTGTCCCGGCGCCCTTCGCCGCTCGGTCCGATGCGCACTTCCATGACCGATTTGTGGGTGATCCATCCGTGGGTGCGATCGGTATCGGGGCAGGGAACCTTCCAGTTGGATGGAAACCGCCACTTCTGAACTCCGCCCAGCACTTCGGCGCCGCCGGGCGTGCCGTCCACTGAGGCGAGAAACCCGCTCAGGTACAGCTCGCAGCCGCCCAAGTAGTCGATGAAGTCCGGCGCGTCATCGTCCCAGCAGGCCCAGATCGAACCCTCGAACACGGCGCAGCGAGCCTCGTGCAGCCCCCACTCCTCTTTGGGCATCGCCGCGTATCCGCCGTCGTGAAACGGCAGCGCGGTGATCTTGCCCTCCAAGTTGTAGGTCCACCCGTGGAACGTGCACGTGAAGGCGCTCGTGTTTCCCCAGTCGTAGCGACACACGCGATTGCCGCGGTGTCGGCACGAGTTGAGGAAGACGTGGACGCGCCGATTCTGATCGCGCGTGACGATGACCGCCTCCTCACCCATGCGGGAGAGGAAATAGTCGCCCGGCTGCTGAATCTGGCTCTCATGACCGACGAAGAGCCAGGAGCGAGCGAAGATTTGCTCCAGCTCTTGCTGATAGATCTCTTCGCTGAGGAAGATATCCCGGCTGACGAGGCCCCGTTCTTTGTCGACGAGGCCACGCATCGATTCCGTCTGTAGCACCATCTTTGTCCACATCTCCCCGGCGGCGTTCAGTACGCGCATCTTATCACGGGGCGCTGGAGAACGCGCGAACTGCGGGCAGCCCTTCGACGTGCTCAGGGCGGGCGGGCCGGGATCCGATGCAGGCGCCTGTTGCTACAAGAGCTGGAGGCGGCGACGGAGGGGCGACGTTCGATTGTCGTTCAATGCCACCGCCAGGGCAACCGGCCGCGGCGTATCGCGAGGGGTCGTCGCTGGCATCGGGGTGCGATAGGTCGGGGGCGTACGATGGACGAAGGGTGACAGGTTCATTCCGCCAAGCTCGGGATAGCCGAATCGAAGGGTGAGGTACCTTCCGCTGCTGGAGCCGGTCACCAGGAAGCCGTCCATCTCGACGGCGATTCGCGCGACGTCGATGTCGATGTTGTCGAGTCCGCGACCGAGCGCTGCGAGGAGCGGAGCCCAGCGACCGCTCGCCTCCTGGCGCCCCGGAACTTGCCAAATCTGCTCGATCTCGACGTCGCGGAAGCAGCATTGTTGACGCGAGCTGCCAGGCTGCTCCCAGACGACCGTGCAGAAGAGGTCTTCGTCGATGATCTCGAAGTGGCTAGCGTTCTGGGAGTCGAGAAATGTGCCGAGCCGACCGAGCATCGTCTCGCGCGTGGGGCGCTGCGTCATGGCTGGTCCTCCGCCAACAGAGATTGGCGGTAGGATGCATCGCCTCGTCGAGTGACCGCTATAGC includes:
- a CDS encoding 3-phenylpropionate/cinnamic acid dioxygenase subunit beta, producing the protein MTATAPATARELRDLRIEIEDFLYYEADLLDERRFEEWLDLLTDDVRYFMPIRRNVPYGQQDRENTQPRSEMSWFDEGKPTLAQRVKQIQTGAHWCEEPLSRVTHMVTNVRIAEVGPTDVTVHSRFLVYRNRLEDEVSFFVGRRIDTLRRAQDGWKIARREIILDQNVLLAKNLTTFF
- a CDS encoding Rieske 2Fe-2S domain-containing protein, with translation MVLQTESMRGLVDKERGLVSRDIFLSEEIYQQELEQIFARSWLFVGHESQIQQPGDYFLSRMGEEAVIVTRDQNRRVHVFLNSCRHRGNRVCRYDWGNTSAFTCTFHGWTYNLEGKITALPFHDGGYAAMPKEEWGLHEARCAVFEGSIWACWDDDAPDFIDYLGGCELYLSGFLASVDGTPGGAEVLGGVQKWRFPSNWKVPCPDTDRTHGWITHKSVMEVRIGPSGEGRRDTRDRGKMYTVNFPHGHTMSMSLPKEDAEPYKGSWAQTPIVREYLEHAYQERKKRLGRLASIESSPAIFPNMGTQYGQPWIIRIMHPQGPTMTEIWTYFFVDRNAPQEVKETIKDYYSRYTGPAGMTQQDDMENWHWSTEASKGTISKRLPYNYTLFLDEQPLHGPSTFDLPGNFTNILSDENHRVYYQRWAEMMSARSWDDLRLTPVK